From one Pontibacillus sp. HMF3514 genomic stretch:
- a CDS encoding glucoamylase family protein has product MHYLKKFLFSLLTLVLVFTATLPTSTFASSKHIGKEITLSKQLKAISGKTYRYFEDFTNDNTGLTYDAVRMNNDDLNEKKYTSPTNIGMYMMSTISADEMGIISRKEAVAKIEKTLDSLEDMKTWNGLFYNWYYTKDGSLMTDWGQFISTVDNGWLSAGLIVVGQAYPELNDQTSSIVDSMDYSTLYTPEVGQMRGGYDVEAGSYTAHHYGAFYTEPRVASYISIGKEDVPKEHWWKMYRTMPETWDWQAQTPEGYTETYDGVELFEGHYSYKGKKYVPSWGGSMFEALMPQLVLKEKELGKDALGLNNQRHVDIQIQYAEEQGFEAWGMSPAATPEGYSEFAATPLGMDGYKSDGTVTPHATFLALEYAPMEALKNINTLKRFDTYDKYGFLDSVNVETGEVTQAYLALDQGMIMVSIANYLKDGVIRDYFHEDKIGETPEELLIKEEFSIK; this is encoded by the coding sequence GTGCATTATTTGAAAAAATTTCTATTTTCCCTTTTAACTTTGGTGTTAGTTTTTACAGCTACTCTTCCCACTAGCACTTTTGCAAGCTCGAAACACATTGGAAAAGAGATTACTTTATCGAAACAATTGAAAGCGATTTCAGGTAAGACCTATCGTTACTTTGAAGATTTCACTAACGATAATACTGGACTTACTTATGATGCCGTTCGAATGAATAACGATGATCTAAATGAAAAGAAATATACTTCTCCTACCAATATAGGGATGTATATGATGAGTACCATTTCTGCCGACGAAATGGGGATCATTTCCCGTAAAGAAGCTGTTGCAAAAATTGAAAAAACCTTAGACTCCTTAGAAGATATGAAAACGTGGAATGGTTTGTTTTACAACTGGTATTACACAAAAGATGGTTCATTAATGACTGATTGGGGACAATTCATATCAACAGTTGATAATGGATGGCTTTCTGCAGGGTTAATCGTTGTAGGACAAGCTTATCCTGAGCTAAATGATCAAACGAGTTCAATTGTAGACAGTATGGATTATTCCACTCTTTATACACCAGAAGTTGGTCAAATGAGAGGTGGATATGATGTAGAAGCTGGTAGCTATACAGCCCACCATTATGGAGCTTTTTATACAGAACCTCGTGTGGCAAGCTATATCTCAATAGGGAAAGAAGATGTTCCAAAAGAGCATTGGTGGAAAATGTACCGTACTATGCCTGAGACTTGGGATTGGCAAGCTCAAACTCCTGAAGGCTACACAGAAACCTACGATGGGGTAGAATTATTCGAAGGACATTATAGCTATAAAGGGAAAAAATATGTCCCTAGTTGGGGTGGAAGTATGTTTGAAGCTTTAATGCCCCAACTCGTTCTAAAAGAAAAAGAACTTGGTAAAGATGCGCTTGGATTAAATAATCAACGTCATGTTGATATACAAATTCAATATGCTGAGGAGCAAGGGTTTGAAGCCTGGGGAATGTCACCGGCTGCTACACCTGAGGGGTATTCTGAATTTGCAGCCACTCCATTAGGAATGGACGGTTACAAATCGGATGGCACTGTTACTCCACACGCTACATTTTTAGCTCTAGAATACGCACCGATGGAAGCTTTAAAAAATATCAATACATTGAAACGTTTCGACACTTATGATAAATACGGTTTCCTTGATTCTGTTAATGTAGAAACAGGAGAAGTAACCCAGGCATATCTTGCTTTAGATCAAGGTATGATAATGGTATCAATCGCTAACTATTTAAAAGATGGCGTCATCAGAGATTACTTCCATGAAGATAAAATTGGTGAAACACCAGAGGAGTTACTGATCAAAGAAGAATTCTCTATAAAATAA